The following coding sequences lie in one Chionomys nivalis chromosome 8, mChiNiv1.1, whole genome shotgun sequence genomic window:
- the LOC130880225 gene encoding interferon-induced protein with tetratricopeptide repeats 1-like translates to MGENAGADQVKKSLLQLSCHFTWSLFFEDADIPDLEMRISEQVEFLDIKGPVGMHNLLAYVRHLKGQNEEALQSLREAEALARREQLGKRSVVTWGNCAWVHYHMGSLAEAQSYLDKVEKTCKEFASPFRYRMECAEMHCEEGWALLKCGGQNYRRALACFTKALEAEPENPEYNTGYAVAAYRQDFDDNNISLGPLRKAVMLNPADPYIKVYLALKLQDTGDTDEAERHIEEALSSTSCQTYVFRYAAKYYRRKGCIDKALQLLRKALQTSPNSGYLHFQIGLCYRQQMIQLKTSRNTLSRRQGSMQEMAQLAICEFQKTVELRPTFDVVYVCMAEVHAEIHQYEEAEANFQIALNMQNLTGHRKQDIHLRYGRYQQFHQKSEDKAITHYLKGLKIEEKSYAWRKLLIALEKVAERRVQQNVRPVESISLLGLVHKLKGNMPEALLYYEKALRLTREMNPEF, encoded by the exons ATGGG agagaatgctggtgCTGATCAGGTCAAGAAGAGTCTGCTTCAGCTGAGCTGTCACTTCACGTGGAGCTTGTTCTTTGAAGACGCCGATATTCCTGATTTGGAAATGAGAATATCAGAGCAGGTCGAGTTCCTAGACATCAAGGGGCCAGTGGGGATGCACAACCTCCTGGCCTACGTAAGACATCTGAAAGGCCAGAATGAGGAAGCCCTGCAGAGCCTGAGAGAAGCAGAAGCCTTGGCCAGGAGAGAGCAGTTGGGCAAGAGAAGTGTGGTGACCTGGGGCAACTGTGCCTGGGTGCATTACCACATGGGCAGCTTGGCAGAAGCCCAGAGCTACCTGGACAAGGTGGAGAAAACTTGCAAGGAATTTGCAAGTCCCTTCCGCTACAGGATGGAGTGTGCTGAGATGCACTGTGAGGAAGGTTGGGCCTTGCTGAAGTGTGGAGGACAGAATTATAGACGAGCCCTGGCCTGCTTCACAAAAGCTCTGGAAGCTGAGCCTGAAAACCCCGAATACAACACTGGCTATGCTGTAGCTGCCTATCGTCAAGACTTTGATGATAATAATATTTCTCTGGGACCCCTGAGGAAGGCTGTCATGTTAAATCCAGCAGATCCATACATTAAAGTTTATCTTGCCCTGAAACTTCAGGACACAGGagacacagatgaagcagaaagacACATTGAAGAAGCCCTCAGCAGCACATCCTGTCAAACCTATGTCTTTCGTTATGCAGCCAAGTATTACCGAAGGAAAGGCTGCATAGACAAAGCTCTCCAACTCCTACGCAAGGCCTTGCAGACATCACCTAACTCTGGCTACCTGCATTTCCAAATAGGGCTCTGCTACAGGCAACAAATGATCCAACTGAAGACATCCAGAAACACACTCTCCAGAAGGCAGGGCAGCATGCAGGAAATGGCCCAACTGGCCATTTGTGAATTTCAGAAGACTGTGGAACTGAGGCCCACGTTTGATGTAGTTTATGTTTGCATGGCTGAAGTGCACGCAGAAATTCACCAATATGAAGAAGCTGAGGCAAATTTCCAGATAGCACTGAACATGCAGAACCTTACAGGTCACAGAAAACAAGACATCCATCTACGCTACGGCCGTTATCAGCAATTTCATCAAAAATCAGAAGACAAGGCAATCACCCACTACTTAAAAGGtctaaaaatagaagaaaagtccTATGCCTGGAGGAAACTACTCATAGCTTTGGAGAAAGTGGCTGAAAGACGGGTTCAGCAGAATGTTCGACCAGTGGAGAGCATCAGCCTCCTTGGGTTAGTCCACAAACTGAAAGGGAACATGCCTGAGGCCCTGCTGTACTACGAGAAGGCTCTGAGACTCACTAGGGAGATGAACCCTGAGTTCTGA
- the LOC130879280 gene encoding interferon-induced protein with tetratricopeptide repeats 1-like yields the protein MGENAGADQVKESLLQLKCHFTWSLLFEDADIPDLEMRISEQIEFLDIMSTVGMHNLLAYVRHLKGQHEGALQSLREAEALVRREQLGKRSVVTWGNCAWVHYHMGSLAEAQSYLDKVENTCKEFASPFRYRMECAEMHCEEGWALLKCGGQNYRRAMACFAKALEAEPENPEYNTGYAVASYREDNDDNNMSLEPLRKAVMLNPADPYIKVYLALKLQNVGETDEAERHIEEALSSDSCRTYVFRHAAKYYRNKGCIDQALQLLKEALESSGDSGYLHFQIGLCYKQQMIQLKTVPAEQDSMEEKAQRAICEFQKTVDLRPTFEMAYVCMAEVQAEIRQYEEAEANFQMALNMQNLRGHIKQDIHFRYGRYQLFHQKSEDMAITHYLKGLNIEEPSYAWRKLLIALEKVADKRIKKEVRLVESTSLLGLVHKLKGNMQEALMYYEKALRLTGEINPEF from the exons ATGGG agagaatgctggtgCTGATCAGGTCAAGGAGAGTCTGCTTCAACTGAAATGTCACTTCACGTGGAGCTTGCTGTTTGAAGACGCTGACATTCCTGATTTGGAAATGAGAATCTCAGAGCAGATCGAGTTCCTAGACATCATGAGCACAGTGGGGATGCACAACCTCCTGGCCTACGTGAGACATCTGAAAGGCCAGCATGAGGGAGCCCTGCAGAGCCTGAGAGAAGCAGAAGCCTTGGTCAGGAGAGAGCAGTTGGGCAAGAGAAGTGTAGTGACCTGGGGCAACTGTGCCTGGGTGCATTACCACATGGGCAGCTTGGCAGAAGCCCAGAGCTACCTGGACAAGGTGGAGAATACTTGCAAGGAATTTGCAAGTCCCTTCCGCTACAGGATGGAGTGTGCCGAGATGCACTGTGAGGAAGGCTGGGCCTTGCTGAAGTGTGGAGGACAGAATTATAGACGAGCCATGGCCTGCTTTGCAAAAGCTCTGGAAGCTGAGCCTGAAAACCCCGAATACAACACTGGCTATGCTGTAGCTTCCTATCGTGAAGACAATGATGACAATAATATGTCTCTGGAACCCCTGAGGAAGGCTGTCATGTTAAATCCAGCAGATCCATACATTAAAGTTTATCTTGCCCTGAAACTTCAGAATGTAGGAGaaacagatgaagcagaaagacACATTGAAGAAGCCCTCAGTAGCGATTCCTGTCGAACCTATGTCTTTCGTCATGCAGCCAAGTATTACCGCAATAAAGGGTGCATAGACCAAGCTCTCCAACTACTAAAAGAGGCCTTGGAATCATCAGGTGACTCTGGCTACCTGCATTTCCAAATAGGGCTCTGTTACAAGCAACAAATGATCCAACTGAAGACTGTGCCTGCTGAGCAGGACAGCATGGAGGAAAAGGCACAACGGGCCATCTGTGAATTTCAGAAGACTGTGGACCTGAGGCCCACATTTGAGATGGCTTACGTTTGCATGGCTGAAGTGCAGGCAGAAATTCGCCAATATGAAGAAGCTGAGGCAAATTTCCAGATGGCGTTGAACATGCAGAACCTTAGGGGGCACATAAAGCAGGACATCCATTTCCGCTATGGCCGTTACCAGTTATTTCATCAAAAATCAGAGGACATGGCGATCACCCACTACTTAAAAGGTCTAAATATAGAAGAACCGTCCTATGCCTGGAGGAAACTACTCATAGCTTTGGAGAAAGTGGCtgacaaaagaattaaaaaggaagTTCGACTTGTGGAGAGCACCAGCCTCCTTGGGTTAGTGCACAAGCTGAAAGGGAACATGCAAGAGGCCCTGATGTACTATGAGAAGGCTCTGAGGCTCACTGGGGAGATAAACCCTGAGTTCTGA